From a region of the Nerophis lumbriciformis linkage group LG06, RoL_Nlum_v2.1, whole genome shotgun sequence genome:
- the LOC133608889 gene encoding UDP-glucuronosyltransferase 2C1-like isoform X2: MRLMCFCGALLLLLVFPAGCQGGNILVIPIEGSHWVNMDILIRELHSQGHNVTIVCPRKTWYIKNNASYYHTVTIPVEKTLDKDFITSMIFEIMKFKRGSLPLTTLLNLTVRMFEMFLDAHNVVAELLKDDDLMRRLKDSKFDLLLTDPCGGGGAIVAKYLNLPLVYNVRWLIATEGHFAIAPSPLSYIPITGTGYTNKMTFFQRFKNLIAFWIGYTQHNLVIKYIYQKICDKYLGPDNDMHHLLQSADLWLMRVDFVFEFPRPTMPNVIYIGGFQCQPAKPLPDHLEEFMQSSGDHGVILMSLGTFVSKLPVDLAEEIATAFAKLPQKVIWRYKGAKPLTLGNNTLLVDWMPQNDLLGHPKMKLFVAHGGTNGVQEAMYHGVPVVGIPLFFDQYDNLVRLSERGAAIILEFSSLSKDNFVEAMQEVLTNSSYKKNIQRLSRLHRDQPIAPLDKAIFWIDFVIRHKGAAHLRTESYKMPWYTYYSVDVYLFLAGVVVTGLIMFWITIKCLCSALCRKKVKRE; this comes from the coding sequence ATGAGACTGATGTGTTTCTGCGGCGCCTTGCTGCTCCTCCTCGTTTTTCCTGCTGGTTGCCAGGGAGGCAACATTTTGGTTATTCCGATCGAGGGCAGCCACTGGGTGAACATGGACATCCTCATCCGAGAGCTGCACTCACAGGGGCACAATGTGACCATCGTGTGTCCCAGAAAGACGTGGTACATCAAGAACAACGCCTCCTATTACCACACTGTCACCATCCCAGTGGAAAAGACCTTGGACAAAGACTTCATCACCAGCATGATATTTGAGATCATGAAGTTTAAGAGGGGGTCCTTACCCCTGACGACTTTACTCAACCTAACCGTGAGAATGTTCGAAATGTTCCTCGACGCTCACAATGTGGTGGCCGAATTGCTTAAAGACGACGACCTGATGAGGAGATTGAAAGACAGCAAATTTGACTTACTGCTCACTGACCCCTGCGGGGGTGGAGGTGCAATTGTAGCCAAATATTTGAACCTTCCTCTCGTGTACAACGTTCGCTGGCTAATCGCTACTGAAGGTCATTTTGCAATCGCTCCTTCGCCACTATCTTATATCCCCATTACGGGAACGGGCTACACCAACAAGATGACTTTTTTTCAAAGATTTAAAAACTTGATTGCGTTTTGGATTGGCTACACACAACATAACTTAGTGATTAAGTACATTTACCAGAAAATATGTGACAAATATCTGGGGCCGGATAACGATATGCACCATTTACTGCAGTCTGCAGACCTTTGGCTCATGAGAGTGGACTTTGTGTTTGAGTTTCCTCGCCCCACCATGCCCAACGTCATCTACATAGGAGGATTCCAGTGTCAACCTGCCAAGCCTCTACCAGACCACCTGGAGGAGTTCATGCAAAGTTCTGGAGATCATGGAGTCATCCTCATGTCTCTTGGGACTTTTGTGAGCAAACTTCCTGTCGACTTAGCCGAAGAAATAGCGACAGCATTTGCCAAGCTGCCTCAGAAGGTCATCTGGAGATATAAAGGTGCTAAACCTTTAACTCTTGGCAACAACACTCTCCTGGTGGACTGGATGCCACAGAACGACCTCCTTGGACATCCCAAGATGAAACTCTTTGTGGCTCACGGCGGGACAAACGGTGTTCAGGAAGCTATGTATCACGGAGTGCCCGTTGTGGGAATACCTTTGTTTTTCGACCAGTATGACAACTTGGTGCGTCTCTCAGAAAGAGGAGCGGCCATCATACTCGAGTTTTCCTCACTAAGCAAAGATAACTTTGTGGAGGCCATGCAGGAAGTTCTTACAAATTCATCCTACAAGAAGAACATCCAGAGACTCTCCAGGCTGCACAGAGATCAGCCCATCGCACCGCTCGACAAGGCCATCTTCTGGATCGACTTTGTTATTAGACACAAAGGTGCAGCTCACCTGCGGACCGAATCTTACAAGATGCCCTGGTACACCTACTACTCTGTGGACGTGTATCTGTTCCTAGCTGGAGTTGTCGTAACAGGGTTGATCATGTTTTGGATCACAATCAAGTGTTTATGTTCTGCTTTGTGTCGGAAGAAAGTCAAACGTGAGTAG
- the LOC133608889 gene encoding UDP-glucuronosyltransferase 2C1-like isoform X1, translated as MRKKQHNCTMRLMCFCGALLLLLVFPAGCQGGNILVIPIEGSHWVNMDILIRELHSQGHNVTIVCPRKTWYIKNNASYYHTVTIPVEKTLDKDFITSMIFEIMKFKRGSLPLTTLLNLTVRMFEMFLDAHNVVAELLKDDDLMRRLKDSKFDLLLTDPCGGGGAIVAKYLNLPLVYNVRWLIATEGHFAIAPSPLSYIPITGTGYTNKMTFFQRFKNLIAFWIGYTQHNLVIKYIYQKICDKYLGPDNDMHHLLQSADLWLMRVDFVFEFPRPTMPNVIYIGGFQCQPAKPLPDHLEEFMQSSGDHGVILMSLGTFVSKLPVDLAEEIATAFAKLPQKVIWRYKGAKPLTLGNNTLLVDWMPQNDLLGHPKMKLFVAHGGTNGVQEAMYHGVPVVGIPLFFDQYDNLVRLSERGAAIILEFSSLSKDNFVEAMQEVLTNSSYKKNIQRLSRLHRDQPIAPLDKAIFWIDFVIRHKGAAHLRTESYKMPWYTYYSVDVYLFLAGVVVTGLIMFWITIKCLCSALCRKKVKRE; from the exons atgagaaaaaaacaacacaattgcaCC ATGAGACTGATGTGTTTCTGCGGCGCCTTGCTGCTCCTCCTCGTTTTTCCTGCTGGTTGCCAGGGAGGCAACATTTTGGTTATTCCGATCGAGGGCAGCCACTGGGTGAACATGGACATCCTCATCCGAGAGCTGCACTCACAGGGGCACAATGTGACCATCGTGTGTCCCAGAAAGACGTGGTACATCAAGAACAACGCCTCCTATTACCACACTGTCACCATCCCAGTGGAAAAGACCTTGGACAAAGACTTCATCACCAGCATGATATTTGAGATCATGAAGTTTAAGAGGGGGTCCTTACCCCTGACGACTTTACTCAACCTAACCGTGAGAATGTTCGAAATGTTCCTCGACGCTCACAATGTGGTGGCCGAATTGCTTAAAGACGACGACCTGATGAGGAGATTGAAAGACAGCAAATTTGACTTACTGCTCACTGACCCCTGCGGGGGTGGAGGTGCAATTGTAGCCAAATATTTGAACCTTCCTCTCGTGTACAACGTTCGCTGGCTAATCGCTACTGAAGGTCATTTTGCAATCGCTCCTTCGCCACTATCTTATATCCCCATTACGGGAACGGGCTACACCAACAAGATGACTTTTTTTCAAAGATTTAAAAACTTGATTGCGTTTTGGATTGGCTACACACAACATAACTTAGTGATTAAGTACATTTACCAGAAAATATGTGACAAATATCTGGGGCCGGATAACGATATGCACCATTTACTGCAGTCTGCAGACCTTTGGCTCATGAGAGTGGACTTTGTGTTTGAGTTTCCTCGCCCCACCATGCCCAACGTCATCTACATAGGAGGATTCCAGTGTCAACCTGCCAAGCCTCTACCAGACCACCTGGAGGAGTTCATGCAAAGTTCTGGAGATCATGGAGTCATCCTCATGTCTCTTGGGACTTTTGTGAGCAAACTTCCTGTCGACTTAGCCGAAGAAATAGCGACAGCATTTGCCAAGCTGCCTCAGAAGGTCATCTGGAGATATAAAGGTGCTAAACCTTTAACTCTTGGCAACAACACTCTCCTGGTGGACTGGATGCCACAGAACGACCTCCTTGGACATCCCAAGATGAAACTCTTTGTGGCTCACGGCGGGACAAACGGTGTTCAGGAAGCTATGTATCACGGAGTGCCCGTTGTGGGAATACCTTTGTTTTTCGACCAGTATGACAACTTGGTGCGTCTCTCAGAAAGAGGAGCGGCCATCATACTCGAGTTTTCCTCACTAAGCAAAGATAACTTTGTGGAGGCCATGCAGGAAGTTCTTACAAATTCATCCTACAAGAAGAACATCCAGAGACTCTCCAGGCTGCACAGAGATCAGCCCATCGCACCGCTCGACAAGGCCATCTTCTGGATCGACTTTGTTATTAGACACAAAGGTGCAGCTCACCTGCGGACCGAATCTTACAAGATGCCCTGGTACACCTACTACTCTGTGGACGTGTATCTGTTCCTAGCTGGAGTTGTCGTAACAGGGTTGATCATGTTTTGGATCACAATCAAGTGTTTATGTTCTGCTTTGTGTCGGAAGAAAGTCAAACGTGAGTAG